TTGAATAAAACGGGTGATGCCGTCCTCAAAATTGAGGGCAATTGTAAAACTCATAAGCACCTCTTAAATATGGTAAACGTCAATCACCTGACGGATATAGTCGTTATTGAGTCGCACAGTTTTCCGCGTGATTTGCGGCTGGCCGTCCTGTTCAACCAGCGTGCAGTGTGTGGTGCCGAAGTAGGCATCGGTATGCTGATAACGGTGGCTGTAAGTGACCCAGTTGTAGCGCACCTCGATGCCGCCTTCTTTCTCGCCCAGCAGTTCGATGTTGCTGATCATATGCGTGGTACGCGGCTCCGGGGTGCTGGCGCCGGAACGTTCGGTTTTGATGCGGTACACCCGATCTTCCAGTCCGTCCCGGTTGGGATAATAGATAAGCGAAATCTCCCGCTGTGGGTCGCGGGTGGTTTTATCATCATCGCCCCAGGCGGGCATCCAGAAGACTACCTTCGGGCTATAGCAGTTGAGCCACGCGTCCCACTGGCGATCGTCCAGCAACCGCGCTTCGTAGTAGAGAAACTGGCGAACCTGTTCAAGCGTTAACATCCGCCCACCTCCACGCGTTGCGTAATCGACTGTTCATATTGCTGCTGTTCTTTTTCCACCGCTGCGAGCATCAGGTTTTGCCAGTGATGATGATGAGCGATGTAGAGCGCCTCATCTTCGGACTTCACACCACTCAACAGCGGTCTGAATCCTGCCTGTTGCGCATGTTCATCCGGACCATCTACCCAGTGCAGCGCGCCGCGACTGAGATCGCTCCACGCCAGATTTTCTCCCAGATAGCCGCGCTGGCAGGCGCTGAACTCTTCCAGATCGTCGGGGGTTCCCATCCCGCTGACGTTAAAGAAATCCTCATACTGGCGAATGCGTAGCGCGCGAGCCTGGTCAGATTCGCCTTTAGGCGCAAAGCACCAGATCGTCACTTCGGTTTTATCGACCGCGATGGGGCGAATCACGCGGATCTGCGTGGAAAACTGATCCATCAGGTACACGTTGGGATAGAGACACAAATTCCGTGTCTCATTGACCATCTGGTCGGCACGATTTTCACCAAATTCCGCCTTTAACCGCTCACGATGATCGTAAACCGGGCGGACTTCAGGGTTCATCGCCCGCGTCCACAGCAGCATATGACCGTGTTCAAACCCGTAACCACCGCCGAGACTCTTAGACCAGCCGTTGGCATCCACCGTCCGCGTGCCTTCCGCTTCGTAATTACGGCGCGACATGGTTGAGGCATAATTCCAGTGCACCACGCTGACGTGATAGCCGTCGGCCCCGTTTTCCGCCCCCAGTTTCCAGTTGCCTTCATAGACATAGCTGGACGAACCTTTCAGGACTTCCAGCCCCTCGGGAGCCTGATCGACCATCAGATCGATAATTTTGCTGGTCTCGCCGAGGTAGGTTTCCAGCGGCAGCACATCTTCACTCAGACTACCGAACAGAAATCCGCGATACGAGGCAAAGCGCGGAAGCGATTTCAGATCGTGCGACCCGTCATGCCTGAATGTCTCCGGATAACCACCGGTACTTTCATCTTTCGCCTTCAACAGTTTGCCGTTATTACTGAAGGTCCAGCCGTGAAACGGACAGGTAAAGGAGTTTTTATTTCCCGTCTTTCGTCGACATAACATCGCGCCACGATGCGCACAGCTATTAATAAGCGCATGCAGTTCGTTCTTTTTATCGCGGGTAATTATGACCGGTTGACGTCCCAGGGTCAGCGTAAAATAATCACCGGGTTCCGGGATCTGACTTTCATGCGCCAGAAATACCCAGTTCCCTTCGAAGATATGTTTGAGTTCCAGATTAAATAACTGCTCATCGGTAAATATAGAACGATGGCAACGATAAATATGATTATCACGATCCACAATCAGAGCCTGCGTGATTTTATCTTTTAATGCCGAGAGCGTTTTTTGCATGAGTGTATCCCTCCTGCATAATTCAGGATGTATATACCCGTCATACTTCAAGTGGCAGTTGTGTTGGCTGCGCTCAAATTATGTAGGGTATAAAACGATATGGGTCAGACAGGCGTCGCGTATTATTCCTGAGCGCGCAGTCGGGTAATTCGTTGTTCTTCTTCAGCACGTTGCGCCGCGCACAGCGTAAAGTCGAAACAGACTTCTGTATGTTCACCGGCAAGGTCGCGTTGCTGAATCAACGCCGGATCGCTGATTTTCACCGGGTCGGCAATCAGACCATCACGGGTAGCGAAGGCGAAATCATCCCACAGATACTGGTCACCGTTCAGGTTGATCTGACTGGTCAGGTGCTTAAAGCCCGGCGCAGAGACAAAGAAGTGGATGTGCGCCGGGCGGTTGCCGTGGCGGCCCAGTTGATTGAGCAATTTCTGCGTCGGGCCGTCCGGCGGGCAACCGTAACCCGAAGGCAGAATACTGCGCACGCTGTAGCGCCCTTCAGCGTCGGTACGAATGCGACGGCGCAGGTTGTAGTCGCTCTGGCTCTGATCGAAGAAAGAGTAATTGCCCAGCGTGTTGGCATGCCAGATATCGACAATCGCCCCGGCCACCGGTTGTCCGTGTACGTCCTTGACCTGACCGTGCAACCACATCACTTCGCCAGCATCTTTGCCGTCATCCATCCGGGCATAGCCATCAGCCAGCGGTGCGTTAGCCACATACAATGGCCCTTCGATGGTACGCGGGGTACCGGTCTCTGATGACTGGCGGGATTCGATCGCTTCCTGGCGCAGATCGAGGAAGTGTTCCAGACCCAGACCGGCAGCAAGCAGGGCCGCTTCCTGACGTCCGCCCAGTTCATGCAGATAATTCACCGCATGCCAGAATTCTTCCTGCGTGACATTATAATCATCAATAAGGGTACAAATATCACCGAGCAGGCGGTGAATAATCGATTTAAAACGTTCATTCCCTTCCGGCCCATTTAATCCGGCACCTTCACGCAATAATTTCTGTACGTCATCTTGTTGGATAAAAGAATGGCTCATAATGCGTCTCGCTTATTATTGTCTGTAGGGTTATGCCGGATCATTTCCGGCATGCGGTACTGATATTATCGGTCGTTATTCTGAATAGACGATGGATGGCGGCACAGCGCTTCGATACGAATATCCATGAATGGATATAACGGCAGTGCCATTAATATCCGGTGTAATTCTTCGGTATCATCGACATTAAAGATACTGACATTGGCGTACTGTCCTGCAACGCGCCAGATATGTCGCCATTTACCGTCTCGTTGTAACTGTTGGGAATAGGCTTTTTCCCGTAATTTAATCTCTTCAATTTCATTCGCCGGCATTCCGTAAGGAATCTTCACGGTCATATCCACTTTAAATAACATTTGTCTCTCCTGTTATTCCCGACGCTTGCGGGCATAAAACTGCAGTTTTTCCTCATCCAGTTCGACTCCCAGTCCCGGTGCTTGCGGCAGCGTGACACAACCATCGGCGAAGGAGAGCGGAAAGCTGACGATGTCATCTTTTAACAGCAGCGGGCCAAACATCTCTGTGCCCCACTGCAACGGCAGAGTTGACCATGCATGCAGTGATGCCACCGTACCCACGGTACCTTCGAGCATCGTGCCGCCGTACAGTCCGATTCCTGCCGCCTGTGCAACGTGCGCCAGTTTCAGCACGCTGGCCGGTCCACCGGCTTTGGCAATCTTCAGCGCATAGGCGCCGCTGAACCCCTGCTGCGCCAGACGATAACCGTCGAAATGGCTGGCAACGGATTCATCCGCCAGGATCGCTGCGTCACTGCGATGACTCAGGCGAACCAGCGCATTGTTGTCTTCGGCGCTCACCGGTTGCTCAATCAGGTCAACGCCCATGGCCGCCAGTTCCCGACATCCTTTTGCCGCTGAAGTGGCATCCCACGCCTGGTTGACGTCAACACGGATGCTGGCGCGATCCCCCAGCGCTTCCACAATGGCACGGGTATGACGCAGGTCGGTTTCCAGCTCCCGGGCGCCGATCTTCAGCTTAAATGCCCGATGCCGCCCGGCATCCAGCAGCCGCTGTCCCTCGGCAATATCGTTGTCCGTGTTGCCGCTGGCGAGCGTCCATAAGACCGGCAGGACGGTATTCAGCGCGCCGCCCAGCAGTGCGGAAACCGGCAGTCCTAACGCTTTTCCCTGGGCATCCAGCAGCGCGGTTTCAATAGCCGATTTGGCAAAGGTGTTGCCTTTGATTGCACTGCGAATACGCGACGTCAGCGCATTCAGATTCCCGGCAGGCTGGCCTTTCAACAGAGGTGTGAAATAGTGCGTAATCGCGGACTGAATCGCCTCCGGACTTTCCACCCCATAGCTCAGACCACCAATAGTAGTGGCTTCGCCAATGCCGCAGATCCCGTCTGAACGTGTGATCCGGACAATCACCAGCGTCTGGCACCCCATCGTGGTCATGGAAAGTTTGTGAGGCCGAATCGTCGGGACATCAACCACCCAGCTTTCAATATGTTCAACGGTCGCAGTCATTCGTTTCTTCCTGAGCATAAATATCATTACTTTTCGTGCCACCGGTGATAACCCACGGTGACGATGCTTTTGACAATAGGTGTGTGCTATGGAGGTGGTCAACGGCGATAATCGAAATGTTGTGCGATTATCGGCGTGATTGTTACGTTGAGGTTAATAGTGTGATCCCGGTGGGAAAATGGGGATATTCCCGGGCTCGCGTTCATTCGCGCGGTATAGTTGATGCGGTTTAAGATTTGCGTTGCACAGGAGAAGGACTCAATGAGCGATAAAAATCAGATAGTTATCAATAGCCCGCCGGCTAAGTCTGACCCTAATTTTATGCTGTCCCTGGCGCGGGGTCTGGAAGTCCTGAATGCGTTTACTCCTCAACGTCAGCGCCTGACGATTTCACAACTCAGCCAGAAAACGCAGATTTCCCGTGCGGCTGTGCGTCGCTGTCTCTATACCCTGGCGGCACTGGGTATGGTGCACAGTCCCGACGGCCGCAGTTATGAACTGCTGCCACGCGTACTGGCCGTGGGTCACGCCTATCTCGCCGGTACGCCGCTGGCAAAAGTGGCGCAGGCCGCGCTGGATAATCTGGGTAAATCACTCGGCGAATCCTGTTCTGCTGCCACGCTTGATGGCGATAACGTACTGTATATCGCCCGCGCGGCGGTGAATAACCTGCTCAGCGTCGACATTGGACGCGGTAGCCGTCTGCCCGCATGGGCCACGTCGATGGGTCGCGTGCTGCT
The sequence above is drawn from the Citrobacter amalonaticus genome and encodes:
- the benB gene encoding benzoate 1,2-dioxygenase small subunit, whose translation is MLTLEQVRQFLYYEARLLDDRQWDAWLNCYSPKVVFWMPAWGDDDKTTRDPQREISLIYYPNRDGLEDRVYRIKTERSGASTPEPRTTHMISNIELLGEKEGGIEVRYNWVTYSHRYQHTDAYFGTTHCTLVEQDGQPQITRKTVRLNNDYIRQVIDVYHI
- a CDS encoding Rieske 2Fe-2S domain-containing protein, whose amino-acid sequence is MQKTLSALKDKITQALIVDRDNHIYRCHRSIFTDEQLFNLELKHIFEGNWVFLAHESQIPEPGDYFTLTLGRQPVIITRDKKNELHALINSCAHRGAMLCRRKTGNKNSFTCPFHGWTFSNNGKLLKAKDESTGGYPETFRHDGSHDLKSLPRFASYRGFLFGSLSEDVLPLETYLGETSKIIDLMVDQAPEGLEVLKGSSSYVYEGNWKLGAENGADGYHVSVVHWNYASTMSRRNYEAEGTRTVDANGWSKSLGGGYGFEHGHMLLWTRAMNPEVRPVYDHRERLKAEFGENRADQMVNETRNLCLYPNVYLMDQFSTQIRVIRPIAVDKTEVTIWCFAPKGESDQARALRIRQYEDFFNVSGMGTPDDLEEFSACQRGYLGENLAWSDLSRGALHWVDGPDEHAQQAGFRPLLSGVKSEDEALYIAHHHHWQNLMLAAVEKEQQQYEQSITQRVEVGGC
- the catA gene encoding catechol 1,2-dioxygenase; the protein is MSHSFIQQDDVQKLLREGAGLNGPEGNERFKSIIHRLLGDICTLIDDYNVTQEEFWHAVNYLHELGGRQEAALLAAGLGLEHFLDLRQEAIESRQSSETGTPRTIEGPLYVANAPLADGYARMDDGKDAGEVMWLHGQVKDVHGQPVAGAIVDIWHANTLGNYSFFDQSQSDYNLRRRIRTDAEGRYSVRSILPSGYGCPPDGPTQKLLNQLGRHGNRPAHIHFFVSAPGFKHLTSQINLNGDQYLWDDFAFATRDGLIADPVKISDPALIQQRDLAGEHTEVCFDFTLCAAQRAEEEQRITRLRAQE
- the catC gene encoding muconolactone Delta-isomerase — encoded protein: MLFKVDMTVKIPYGMPANEIEEIKLREKAYSQQLQRDGKWRHIWRVAGQYANVSIFNVDDTEELHRILMALPLYPFMDIRIEALCRHPSSIQNNDR
- a CDS encoding muconate cycloisomerase family protein, producing the protein MIFMLRKKRMTATVEHIESWVVDVPTIRPHKLSMTTMGCQTLVIVRITRSDGICGIGEATTIGGLSYGVESPEAIQSAITHYFTPLLKGQPAGNLNALTSRIRSAIKGNTFAKSAIETALLDAQGKALGLPVSALLGGALNTVLPVLWTLASGNTDNDIAEGQRLLDAGRHRAFKLKIGARELETDLRHTRAIVEALGDRASIRVDVNQAWDATSAAKGCRELAAMGVDLIEQPVSAEDNNALVRLSHRSDAAILADESVASHFDGYRLAQQGFSGAYALKIAKAGGPASVLKLAHVAQAAGIGLYGGTMLEGTVGTVASLHAWSTLPLQWGTEMFGPLLLKDDIVSFPLSFADGCVTLPQAPGLGVELDEEKLQFYARKRRE
- a CDS encoding IclR family transcriptional regulator domain-containing protein — encoded protein: MRFKICVAQEKDSMSDKNQIVINSPPAKSDPNFMLSLARGLEVLNAFTPQRQRLTISQLSQKTQISRAAVRRCLYTLAALGMVHSPDGRSYELLPRVLAVGHAYLAGTPLAKVAQAALDNLGKSLGESCSAATLDGDNVLYIARAAVNNLLSVDIGRGSRLPAWATSMGRVLLSALPEEQLEVTLSRAQLLRYTPHTICDLTALREEIARVRIQGYALADRQIEVGLCSLAVPLLSRSGNVVAALNVGVPASSMSAAALKEKALAPLRRSAMELSLQL